From the genome of Candidatus Saccharimonadales bacterium, one region includes:
- a CDS encoding DUF4419 domain-containing protein, giving the protein MTVVIDTPVEPSYDRWSSHRTQEATRVEQTGNEVFLKSALGNPARFHYNSSDTTYFVNQPDDFGDYNEAAFGSASASLGIQAIHQAYASHTALSLRPEVLWYMIVHEVAQLIKDNSSDYARLFTDTPEAKQTIEVRDDSLRYDAPSEWGRAINLFRDPLREKITDYTADLFLPRFSTSTIEDETTLLIALMDAASPFYEYVMSTRCGIPRIQLEGEPTDWNDLYFRTEMLARDFHGLAGYFSDLLPVLQQIAETAGGATPNEGFWRSIYKYEDGSGGPHVSGWITAFFAYIQTKEGPQLKKEFDWRSFAKKGWGGYKTNQFSTHVSKVPFTWDYFGTKYPMAFGAGITNVGFEGSFLVPRLGFAVAEV; this is encoded by the coding sequence GTGACTGTCGTTATCGACACCCCCGTCGAGCCCTCCTACGATCGTTGGAGTTCTCACCGCACCCAAGAAGCAACTCGCGTCGAACAGACGGGCAACGAGGTCTTCTTGAAGTCCGCGCTGGGTAACCCGGCACGATTCCACTACAACAGCAGCGACACAACGTACTTCGTCAACCAGCCCGACGATTTCGGCGACTACAACGAAGCCGCCTTTGGTTCGGCTAGTGCCAGCCTGGGAATCCAAGCGATTCATCAGGCGTACGCATCACACACCGCGCTGAGCCTTCGACCGGAAGTCTTGTGGTACATGATCGTCCACGAGGTCGCCCAGCTCATCAAGGACAACTCGTCGGACTATGCACGTCTGTTCACCGACACGCCGGAGGCCAAGCAGACCATCGAGGTCCGCGACGACTCCTTGCGTTACGACGCACCTTCAGAATGGGGACGGGCCATCAACCTGTTCCGTGATCCGCTCAGGGAGAAGATCACCGACTACACAGCCGATCTTTTCCTGCCGCGATTCTCGACCTCCACCATCGAGGATGAGACCACGCTACTGATCGCTCTGATGGACGCGGCGAGCCCGTTCTACGAGTACGTCATGTCCACCAGGTGCGGTATTCCGCGCATTCAGCTGGAGGGAGAACCGACCGACTGGAACGATCTCTACTTCCGCACGGAGATGCTGGCACGCGACTTCCACGGGCTGGCAGGCTACTTCAGTGACCTCCTACCCGTGTTGCAGCAGATCGCCGAGACTGCCGGAGGCGCCACACCCAATGAGGGTTTCTGGCGCTCGATTTACAAGTACGAGGACGGTTCCGGTGGACCGCACGTCTCGGGATGGATCACGGCGTTCTTCGCCTACATCCAGACCAAAGAGGGTCCGCAGCTCAAGAAGGAATTCGACTGGAGGTCGTTCGCCAAGAAGGGCTGGGGAGGCTACAAGACCAACCAGTTCTCCACGCACGTCAGCAAGGTTCCGTTCACCTGGGACTACTTCGGCACGAAGTACCCCATGGCTTTCGGGGCCGGCATCACCAACGTGGGCTTCGAAGGCAGCTTCCTGGTCCCCCGACTGGGATTCGCCGTCGCCGAGGTGTGA
- a CDS encoding NAD(P)/FAD-dependent oxidoreductase, which produces MAKKTTFDYDLIVIGSGAGGSAAATIAAREGKRVAIIEADTFGGDSPNWSDVPTKALLHVAHLYDEARHGARFGLRSNTLGYNYPSLRAWKDLAVKRTGAGGNRRYYENEGIDTFQGSAHFLTPNEITVNRRHLTADQFLIATGSRWIPPNIQGLANVSYLTPRTILEVMRPPKSLYIIGAGTIGVEIAQLMATFGTKVYLAEIASRILPQEDEEVGILMERILKEQKGITSLTQTRTLVIVKDGIGKKITYNRGGVEKTIHVDDVLIATGRVPSVDLGLENASVAYTPKGIETNEFLQTRARHIYAAGDVLGHNSHTHTAILESRVAAHNLLHPKSRTSPDYTATTRLTFTYPGIASVGLSEDDCIKRDLPINKAIAPLNIIARSNTSDFRDGFVKLITDKKGILLGATVVAPHSAETIHELALAIKYQLTAQQLAETPHAFLSWSEAVRVAAAKL; this is translated from the coding sequence ATGGCGAAAAAAACCACCTTTGATTATGATCTTATCGTTATCGGCAGCGGTGCCGGCGGAAGTGCTGCCGCTACGATTGCCGCCCGTGAAGGGAAGCGGGTTGCCATTATCGAAGCCGATACATTTGGCGGCGACTCCCCTAACTGGAGCGATGTTCCAACCAAAGCACTGCTTCATGTTGCCCATTTATACGACGAAGCCCGGCACGGGGCTCGGTTTGGTTTACGCTCAAATACTCTTGGCTATAATTACCCTTCGCTTCGCGCCTGGAAGGATCTCGCCGTAAAACGAACCGGAGCCGGTGGTAATCGGCGTTACTACGAGAACGAAGGTATCGATACTTTTCAAGGCTCGGCTCACTTCCTTACCCCAAATGAAATCACTGTTAACCGACGTCATCTCACCGCAGATCAATTCCTCATTGCTACCGGTTCTCGCTGGATCCCACCAAACATCCAAGGCCTTGCAAACGTTTCTTACCTCACCCCACGAACGATCCTCGAAGTTATGCGGCCACCAAAAAGTCTCTACATTATTGGCGCCGGAACAATCGGCGTTGAGATTGCCCAATTGATGGCAACGTTTGGCACCAAGGTATATTTGGCTGAGATCGCCAGTCGCATTCTTCCTCAAGAAGATGAAGAAGTTGGCATCCTCATGGAGCGGATTCTAAAAGAACAAAAAGGCATTACTTCCCTCACGCAAACTCGAACGCTTGTCATCGTAAAAGATGGTATTGGCAAAAAAATCACTTACAATCGAGGTGGGGTGGAAAAAACAATCCATGTTGATGATGTCCTCATTGCCACCGGCCGAGTACCCTCGGTTGATCTTGGTCTTGAAAATGCTAGCGTCGCATACACCCCTAAAGGGATTGAAACAAATGAATTCCTTCAAACAAGGGCACGGCACATTTACGCGGCAGGCGATGTGCTAGGACACAACAGCCACACACATACAGCAATCCTTGAAAGCCGCGTTGCCGCACACAATCTCCTTCACCCCAAATCTCGCACCAGCCCAGACTATACGGCTACTACCCGTCTTACCTTCACTTATCCGGGTATTGCCTCAGTGGGTCTCTCTGAGGATGACTGTATTAAGCGTGATCTTCCTATCAACAAAGCTATCGCACCCCTTAATATTATTGCCCGCAGCAACACATCGGACTTTCGGGATGGATTTGTAAAACTCATCACTGATAAAAAAGGGATCTTACTGGGCGCAACTGTAGTGGCTCCTCATTCGGCCGAGACAATTCATGAATTAGCGTTGGCTATAAAATATCAGCTCACCGCCCAACAGCTGGCAGAGACACCGCACGCATTTCTTAGTTGGAGTGAAGCTGTTCGGGTTGCCGCAGCAAAGCTCTGA
- a CDS encoding ATP cone domain-containing protein gives MADIIKRSGKRESEQFQRSKLHASVVAACLSVRSPEGEAESIANRVCEQVTSWLNQKPEVTSEDVRRKASEALAVLHPEAAYLYKHHQLVL, from the coding sequence ATGGCCGATATTATCAAACGGAGTGGCAAGCGAGAAAGCGAGCAATTCCAACGCAGCAAGCTCCATGCCAGTGTTGTTGCCGCATGCCTGAGCGTTCGTAGCCCCGAGGGTGAGGCTGAAAGTATTGCCAACCGTGTCTGCGAGCAAGTTACCTCTTGGCTCAATCAAAAACCGGAAGTCACCAGTGAAGATGTCCGCCGTAAAGCCAGTGAAGCACTCGCCGTTCTTCATCCAGAGGCCGCATATCTGTATAAACACCACCAATTAGTGCTCTAA
- a CDS encoding class 1 isoprenoid biosynthesis enzyme, producing MSTRTIDWIGKSPLHEVCVQIADTSLTTGTKPDGATMARLIKRLIAAETAPGGPYRNAHGEPDLLTNIAVGYLFVYLHIPLPGVTLFINARRAGKQSREVTELLRKYDAALLLRQPFQKTSTPLADTVFSTVTAQITQFDEPLRSLALQFLQRIKKADTHFEIPLFASHFSSTLAATPSNLPLTLLGEANVYCWMAYTIYDHLLDEQSGVEGLPVANCAHRLALTRYHSLFPSDHPFSKLVTSTFDDMDIANSWELANCQFIQDGNSIIIPSLPRYHRFQGLARRSFGHALGPMALTYLCHQTAPSRHLIEKGIRHYLIARQLTDDIYDWQEDIRKGSGSAVVTYILRHARIRPGTYEINSLVAHMQEDFWLYSMEATNTLIKEHIQLSRKYLLKSGCFLPHGPLFDLLERLTSTANQSVRTHADYKQFISTYRKSS from the coding sequence ATGAGTACACGCACGATAGATTGGATAGGGAAGAGCCCGCTTCATGAGGTCTGTGTACAAATCGCAGACACTTCCCTAACCACCGGCACAAAACCCGACGGAGCAACGATGGCACGGCTTATCAAGCGACTCATCGCCGCCGAAACGGCACCGGGCGGTCCGTACCGAAATGCTCACGGAGAGCCCGATCTCCTCACTAATATTGCCGTCGGCTACCTGTTTGTTTACCTTCATATACCACTGCCGGGCGTAACGCTATTCATCAACGCGCGACGGGCAGGGAAGCAGAGCAGAGAAGTGACAGAGCTACTAAGAAAATACGACGCTGCCCTACTCTTACGGCAACCCTTTCAAAAGACCTCGACGCCCCTTGCCGATACTGTTTTTTCTACCGTCACCGCTCAGATTACACAGTTCGACGAGCCGCTTCGTTCGCTTGCCTTACAGTTTCTTCAGCGCATTAAAAAGGCGGATACGCACTTCGAAATCCCTCTCTTTGCCAGCCATTTCTCAAGCACGTTAGCAGCGACACCGTCTAACCTGCCGCTTACCCTACTAGGAGAAGCTAATGTATATTGCTGGATGGCGTATACCATTTACGACCACCTCCTTGACGAGCAATCAGGCGTCGAAGGCTTGCCTGTCGCTAACTGCGCCCACCGCTTAGCGCTTACAAGATACCATTCGCTTTTCCCTTCTGATCACCCTTTTTCAAAATTAGTCACCTCGACCTTTGACGATATGGATATAGCAAATTCATGGGAGCTGGCAAATTGTCAATTTATACAAGACGGCAACTCAATTATCATCCCCTCTCTTCCTCGCTATCACCGGTTCCAAGGCCTTGCCCGCCGTTCTTTTGGCCATGCGCTCGGACCAATGGCCCTCACATATCTCTGCCATCAAACAGCCCCTTCACGTCACTTAATTGAAAAAGGCATCAGGCATTATCTTATCGCCCGGCAACTGACAGACGATATTTATGACTGGCAAGAAGATATACGCAAGGGAAGCGGTAGTGCGGTTGTCACCTATATCTTGCGCCACGCCCGGATACGCCCTGGCACTTATGAAATAAATTCTTTGGTTGCGCATATGCAAGAAGACTTCTGGCTATATTCCATGGAAGCAACGAATACCTTGATTAAAGAGCATATTCAACTCTCAAGGAAGTACCTCCTTAAGAGTGGTTGCTTTTTGCCACACGGGCCCCTTTTTGACTTGCTCGAAAGGCTAACCTCTACCGCCAATCAATCCGTACGTACCCATGCCGACTACAAACAGTTTATCTCTACCTACCGCAAATCATCATAA
- a CDS encoding ATP-binding protein: MRRQKRHTSARGPYSPSPSNAMDPSSEYRTVFETLLIGSFVLIAVVSLLLVVSYFAFHNNYVLSRIFLCVVGLIYLGIGYMVWIRNRRAAASKILISFYFFISVIVLLGWGLNTSFGLLIFAITIILAGILLGARHTLYAAVCAIISIFAIQTFITLHHTALFSNTVNPSHFGDAAAYSTLLGILALISWLFGRQTEYLFLKSRRAEQALLNEKKLLEIRVRERTRQLQKAQLEEMEQLYQFAEMGQLSAALLHDLANHLSVLNFDIADLKKQQHSQTVHHVEESISYLDHAVSEVRKQLQGKNEAHHFDAVACLEESIKILAPKTAEARADITLISPKNHPPLYGDPLRLNHIVGILIRNAIEAYPKTAKEKPISVLVEVVGQKLLITVRDKGVGITPTQRKKLFSPLQSSKKDGLGIGLFIAKKITETHFKGNLALADTTDSTDFVIELPLAHS, encoded by the coding sequence ATGAGACGACAAAAGAGACACACATCAGCACGAGGCCCTTATTCCCCGTCGCCATCAAATGCAATGGATCCCTCAAGCGAATACAGGACCGTTTTTGAGACGTTGCTTATCGGATCTTTCGTTTTGATTGCGGTCGTATCACTTCTTCTTGTTGTTAGCTATTTCGCATTTCACAACAACTATGTCCTCAGTCGGATCTTCTTGTGTGTTGTGGGGCTTATTTATCTTGGTATTGGGTATATGGTCTGGATTCGAAATCGCCGGGCAGCTGCCTCAAAAATCCTGATTTCATTTTATTTTTTTATCTCCGTCATCGTTTTACTCGGCTGGGGGCTCAACACTTCGTTCGGGCTGCTTATCTTTGCCATCACTATCATCCTGGCAGGAATTTTACTCGGAGCGCGTCATACACTGTATGCTGCCGTTTGCGCTATTATCTCTATCTTTGCAATCCAAACGTTTATTACGCTACACCACACCGCACTGTTCTCTAATACTGTTAACCCGTCCCACTTTGGAGATGCAGCCGCATATAGTACACTCCTTGGCATACTTGCACTTATCTCCTGGCTGTTCGGGCGACAAACCGAATACCTCTTTCTCAAAAGCAGGCGTGCCGAGCAAGCACTTCTTAACGAAAAGAAACTCCTAGAGATTCGTGTACGCGAACGGACGCGTCAGTTGCAAAAAGCTCAGCTGGAGGAGATGGAACAGCTGTATCAATTCGCGGAAATGGGCCAACTAAGCGCAGCCTTGCTTCATGATTTAGCCAATCACCTCTCTGTGCTTAACTTCGATATTGCCGACCTCAAAAAGCAACAACACAGCCAAACCGTTCATCACGTTGAAGAAAGTATCTCTTACCTTGATCATGCCGTCAGTGAGGTGCGCAAACAATTACAAGGTAAAAATGAGGCTCACCACTTCGATGCCGTCGCTTGCCTTGAAGAGAGTATTAAAATTCTCGCACCAAAGACTGCCGAAGCGCGTGCCGATATCACTCTCATCTCACCAAAAAACCACCCCCCTCTTTATGGTGATCCGCTTCGACTCAATCATATCGTTGGAATCCTTATCCGCAATGCGATTGAGGCCTACCCCAAAACAGCAAAAGAAAAGCCTATATCCGTACTCGTTGAAGTAGTTGGGCAGAAACTTCTTATTACGGTGCGCGATAAAGGCGTGGGCATTACCCCTACTCAGCGCAAGAAGCTTTTTTCACCACTTCAAAGTAGCAAAAAAGATGGACTCGGCATCGGACTTTTTATAGCAAAAAAGATTACCGAAACCCATTTCAAAGGAAATCTCGCCCTTGCCGACACCACAGACTCGACAGATTTTGTTATCGAGCTTCCTCTCGCCCACTCATGA
- a CDS encoding response regulator transcription factor: MKILLIEDNLRLAERIKYYLGKSFVVDTASTGQEGKTKALSSSYAVILLDLNLPDIHGREICQELRKAQITTPILIISGIKDSNSRVTLLDYGADDFLVKPFDPRELTARIHALFRRHQYGYNHHILKVKDLTIDINRRQVQRAGQPISLRRKEFDILEYLVSNRGRAVTRNMILDHAWDTTKESWHNTIDVHIKYLRDKIDKPFDSPLIKTAYGVGYMVDDSN, translated from the coding sequence ATGAAAATATTGCTTATCGAAGACAATCTTCGCTTGGCCGAACGAATAAAATACTACCTCGGAAAGAGCTTCGTTGTTGATACGGCCTCAACAGGCCAAGAAGGCAAAACCAAAGCCTTATCTTCGTCGTACGCTGTTATATTACTCGACCTCAATCTTCCGGATATCCATGGACGTGAAATATGCCAAGAACTCCGCAAAGCCCAAATAACTACCCCTATCCTTATTATTTCAGGGATAAAGGACAGCAATAGTCGTGTCACTCTCCTCGACTACGGTGCTGATGATTTCCTGGTTAAACCGTTTGACCCACGCGAGCTTACCGCCCGGATTCATGCTTTATTCCGACGGCATCAGTACGGATACAACCACCATATACTTAAAGTCAAGGACCTCACCATCGATATAAATCGGCGCCAAGTCCAGCGAGCCGGTCAGCCCATTTCGCTGCGTCGTAAGGAATTTGATATCCTTGAATATCTTGTCAGCAACCGGGGTCGTGCCGTCACTCGCAATATGATTCTTGACCACGCGTGGGACACCACGAAAGAAAGCTGGCATAATACAATAGACGTCCATATTAAATATCTGAGAGACAAAATTGACAAACCATTTGATTCACCTCTTATCAAAACGGCATATGGGGTTGGATACATGGTAGATGATTCTAACTAG
- a CDS encoding NUDIX domain-containing protein, protein MNKTNRMHIDHYLQGVMLSKLAASDTPLRFSELKDDGIENSLFMYHANKLIARGMLEKTDKGFYLTPNGARWVNTMTSDMWYTKPTPRPLIQFVITRDNEVLLSSRTGQLKELLNDYMLPGGLHKLGFSADDNAARIVTEWWGESTISLEFLAVVETIATHRDGFTHHSLSHIFRGEADTGVLPPRDPRFEFHWVPIEAIRADSELFAKSQFVPLFMQKVQSETVAAREVIRIDTI, encoded by the coding sequence ATGAATAAAACTAATCGAATGCATATCGATCATTACTTGCAAGGAGTGATGCTTTCTAAGTTGGCCGCTTCAGATACGCCGCTTCGTTTTAGTGAGCTGAAGGATGATGGAATCGAGAATAGCTTGTTTATGTATCACGCGAACAAACTCATTGCCCGTGGAATGTTAGAAAAGACGGACAAAGGGTTTTACCTTACACCCAATGGTGCGCGGTGGGTAAATACTATGACCTCGGATATGTGGTATACCAAGCCGACACCACGACCACTTATCCAGTTTGTGATTACTAGGGACAATGAAGTACTTCTTAGCTCCCGTACAGGCCAGCTTAAAGAGCTCCTCAACGACTATATGCTACCGGGCGGGCTGCATAAGCTGGGCTTTTCTGCCGATGATAATGCTGCTCGTATTGTCACCGAGTGGTGGGGAGAAAGTACTATTTCTTTAGAGTTTCTTGCTGTAGTAGAGACTATCGCTACCCATAGGGACGGATTTACGCACCATAGCCTCTCGCACATCTTTAGAGGCGAGGCGGATACCGGGGTACTGCCTCCTCGGGATCCTCGTTTTGAGTTCCACTGGGTACCTATAGAGGCAATTCGGGCAGACAGCGAACTGTTTGCGAAGAGTCAGTTCGTTCCCCTCTTTATGCAAAAAGTACAAAGCGAAACCGTGGCCGCCAGAGAGGTGATTCGCATCGACACCATTTAG
- a CDS encoding 3'-5' exoribonuclease: protein MANHEQLARRGQEIIKAAPQLYFDVDVEADGVPGYGSLLSVGAVSPWGETYYSELKPSSERFIKSNREFCEAHNLERTRLMDEGRNPDEAMRELRDWVGDVTNTYEKNRPVFSAFNASFDFPWVDLAMREAELKNPFGIAGYCIKSLANHLSRDYDWRKTAKGNLPAEIVPEGDFTHNALEDAVYQQKIHNALVGKLKQGQELGIL, encoded by the coding sequence ATGGCAAATCATGAACAACTTGCGAGAAGAGGACAAGAAATAATTAAAGCGGCACCACAACTTTATTTTGATGTGGATGTGGAAGCGGATGGGGTTCCCGGGTACGGATCGCTGTTAAGTGTAGGGGCGGTGAGTCCGTGGGGTGAAACATATTATAGCGAGCTAAAACCGTCGAGCGAGCGGTTTATAAAGAGTAACCGTGAGTTTTGTGAGGCGCATAATCTGGAGCGCACTCGTCTTATGGACGAGGGACGGAACCCGGATGAAGCGATGCGTGAATTGCGTGATTGGGTAGGTGATGTGACGAACACGTATGAGAAAAATCGCCCGGTATTTTCGGCATTCAATGCAAGCTTTGATTTTCCTTGGGTGGATCTTGCCATGCGCGAAGCGGAGCTGAAGAATCCGTTTGGCATTGCGGGCTATTGTATTAAAAGTCTGGCGAATCACCTATCGCGCGACTATGATTGGCGAAAGACGGCCAAGGGCAACTTGCCTGCCGAGATTGTGCCCGAGGGTGACTTTACGCATAACGCTCTTGAAGACGCCGTATATCAGCAGAAAATCCACAATGCATTAGTTGGTAAATTGAAGCAGGGTCAAGAGCTCGGAATCCTTTAA
- a CDS encoding UbiA prenyltransferase family protein — protein MRYLRLLFHMIRYKSALVLVLFMTLSSLIHDPVISHVFKWQTLIMAVALVLVYACATCINDLADWKIDRVNLKGHADRPLVTGEGSRKDLIILGIIAAMVAISLALLINPIAVIVVLLGLVLNAAYSLRPLRISHRPILTPFYLALCYVLVAYLAGFAVVFAAELQFNWLYLSAFYFLFLARISLKDFRDRKGDALAGKPTLILKYGKTAVCMLSSTAVAVGSILLMMAVNRPYLQVVVGGFAVCLLVIEYRLYRSRSELHELLSVGYSARVGNGISFALLGTLVLEASGAATSDIVIFYASLVLLYAWMVWDYVKHPESFYFGKKKVV, from the coding sequence ATGAGGTATCTTCGCCTTCTTTTTCATATGATCCGCTATAAGTCGGCACTTGTTTTGGTGTTGTTTATGACACTAAGCTCGCTGATACACGATCCGGTGATCTCCCATGTTTTCAAATGGCAGACGCTTATTATGGCTGTGGCTTTGGTGTTGGTGTACGCGTGCGCTACTTGTATTAACGATCTTGCAGATTGGAAAATAGATAGGGTTAATTTGAAGGGTCATGCTGATCGACCGCTAGTAACCGGCGAGGGAAGCAGAAAAGATTTAATCATTCTTGGCATTATTGCGGCGATGGTTGCGATAAGCTTGGCACTCCTGATTAACCCCATTGCGGTGATAGTCGTATTACTGGGATTGGTGCTTAATGCAGCGTATTCTCTTCGTCCTCTACGGATATCACATCGCCCTATCCTTACGCCGTTTTATTTGGCGCTTTGTTATGTTCTTGTTGCGTATCTTGCCGGATTTGCAGTTGTATTTGCGGCAGAATTACAGTTTAATTGGCTGTACTTGAGCGCGTTTTATTTTCTCTTTTTGGCGCGCATTAGCCTTAAAGATTTTCGAGACAGAAAAGGCGATGCGCTAGCTGGAAAACCTACCTTAATCTTAAAGTATGGAAAAACGGCAGTATGCATGTTGAGCAGTACAGCTGTCGCTGTAGGAAGTATCCTTTTAATGATGGCGGTGAATAGGCCTTATTTACAGGTGGTAGTTGGAGGCTTTGCAGTGTGCCTTCTGGTCATTGAGTATAGATTGTATAGATCACGGAGCGAGCTTCACGAACTACTCTCTGTGGGATATAGCGCGAGGGTGGGAAATGGGATATCTTTTGCACTTCTTGGTACGCTAGTGTTAGAGGCAAGCGGTGCAGCGACATCGGATATAGTCATTTTTTATGCCAGTTTGGTATTGCTTTATGCCTGGATGGTTTGGGATTATGTGAAGCATCCGGAGTCATTTTACTTTGGTAAAAAGAAAGTCGTATGA